One window of the Falco biarmicus isolate bFalBia1 chromosome Z, bFalBia1.pri, whole genome shotgun sequence genome contains the following:
- the HSDL2 gene encoding hydroxysteroid dehydrogenase-like protein 2, which produces MLPNTGKLAGCTLFITGASRGIGKAIALKAAKDGANIVIAAKTAEPHPTLPGTIYTAAAEIEAAGGKALPCVVNVREEQQIINAVEKAVKTFGGIDILVNNASAISLTGTLETETKKVNLMMDVNVRGTYLTSKTCLPHLRKSRNPHILNLSPPMNLNPMWFKNHCAYTISKYGMSMCVLGMAEEFRGEVAVNALWPKTAIHTSAMDMLGGSGIEKQCRKTDILADAAYCILTKPKSFTGNFIIDEVLLREEGVKDFDVYAIAPGHPLMPDFFLDVEGDMTAMKPEGYGASQAFKEKKSSGSQHEGSDGAKVNTESASAKPLSPVAETFRVIQGAMSEEYVKTTQGVFQFELSGDEGGTWYIDLKTAGGSAGFGKPPVTADVVMSMSSADFVKMFTGKLKPTLAFMSGKLRIKGNMALAIKLEKMLTQLNSKL; this is translated from the exons ATGCTGCCCAACACAGG GAAATTAGCAGGATGCACTCTCTTCATCACAGGCGCAAGCCGGGGCATTGGCAAGGCCATTGCTTTGAAAGCTGCCAAGGACGGTGCCAACATTGTGATAGCTGCCAAGACAGCTGAGCCCCATCCTACTCTTCCAGGGACTATCtacactgctgcagcagaga TTGAAGCGGCTGGAGGAAAGGCTTTGCCATGTGTCGTTAATGTGAGGGAAGAACAGCAAATTATTAATGCCGTGGAGAAGGCTGTGAAGACTTTTGGAG GCATTGATATTTTGGTGAACAATGCAAGCGCCATCTCTTTGACTGGCACTTTGGAAACAGAAACGAAGAAGGTCAATCTTATGATGGATGTCAATGTACGAGGAACCTACCTGAC GTCTAAAACATGCCTTCCCCACTTGAGGAAGAGTAGGAACCCCCATATCCTGAACCTCAGCCCACCTATGAATCTGAATCCCATGTGGTTCAAAAACCATTGTG CTTACACCATTTCTAAATATGGAATGTCCATGTGTGTCTTGGGAATGGCAGAAGAATTTAGAGGAGAAGTTGCTGTCAATGCTTTATGGCCTAAAACAg CCATACATACATCTGCTATGGATATGCTGGGAGGATCTGGAATAGAAAAACAGTGCAGGAAAACAGACATCCTTGCAGATGCTGCATACTGcattttaacaaaaccaaaaagtttcACTGGAAACTTCATTATTGATGAAGTTCTGCTGAGAGAAGAAGGAGTTAAGGATTTTGATGTCTATGCAATTGCACCAG GTCACCCCCTGATGCCTGACTTCTTCTTGGATGTTGAAGGTGACATGACAGCTATGAAACCAGAAGGATATG GTGCTTCCCAAGCATTCAAAGAGAAGAAGTCAAGCGGATCCCAGCATGAAGGATCAGATGGAGCTAAGGTTAACACAGAATCTGCTTCAGCCAAGCCATTGAGTCCTGTTGCAGAAACATTCAGAGTTATTCAGGGAGCAATGAGTGAGGAGTATGTGAAAACTACTCAGGGTGTCTTTCAGTTTGAATTATCTG GTGATGAAGGAGGCACGTGGTATATTGACCTGAAAACTGCCGGTGGGAGTGCTGGTTTTGGAAAGCCACCTGTGACGGCTGATGTGGTTATGAGCATGTCGAGTGCTGACTTTGTGAAGATGTTCACAG gTAAACTAAAGCCAACCCTGGCCTTCATGTCAGGAAAATTAAGGATTAAAGGTAACATGGCGCTAGCAATAAAGCTTGAGAAGATGTTGACCCAGCTTAACTCTAAACTGTGA